A window from Dunckerocampus dactyliophorus isolate RoL2022-P2 chromosome 15, RoL_Ddac_1.1, whole genome shotgun sequence encodes these proteins:
- the sema4f gene encoding semaphorin-4F, with product MMSPAGVMCILLLVCCLLPGASWAATLSGLQDTIIGPEVFRAVANFSTFLLDPTSGVLFLGARDTIVAVDTKKLTETPRTVVWDVPQEGRNICMMKGKTEEDCRNYILLLEFHSDGQHIYVCGTYAFDPKCAFLEISSFTIKKDVDGQVIMEMGRKKVPFDPRKPFTAVMTGGLLYAATSINFRSTEFDITRATGPEQKQIRSEQKVYWLDEPDFVSSAVVELSADNNVTGEDDRIYFFFNEAAMEYTFYSKVRVPRVARVCRSDVGGLRTLQQHWTTFLKAELVCEDKLRHQRYDILQDVFTVRHSAQEAGSTHFYGLFTTQWEPEQSAVCVFSVADIIRVMNGPFKKRIDKTDTPTPVGSPRPGQCLNSALKAEGFDSSLKIPDNLLAYVRNHPLMQQSVNAAPLLVRKGVKYTKLAVTLMGHSEGQRGAIMHLGTDYGELHQVAVMGENATLLREIPLFDATEPVNNIFLHQGWALVGSPRSLARIQSEECTVYFSCKLCARVRELGCEWDPSKGTCMSSMVPPGSGDFIEDALRRCDAQEGRCSPVIKELRVSLGLHLLLPCAQLSPRPCSWEYPPHSLTKQRYPDLEVTVTKDGLGSYVCTCQEGQIHDPAPCRRAAYQLTLEDPSTAGAIGGCTRHVVAFYILFFFGGLVFGVLLFHFAKRRHSSSTCDHLPPGKGRDMLGSSATPQSPCSTSLLHEGFRLTEKRNGIASTTTGNGSHHGNNISGTPTCNKAINGSGNTSYTNYNILSVDVLDGRTARREGGERDAQMDEDLGDGIAGLEEELASFPMFKSSAPLAPCEESSI from the exons ACACTATCATAGGTCCAGAGGTGTTCAGGGCTGTGGCCAACTTCAGCACGTTCCTCTTGGATCCTACGTCTGGCGTGCTTTTCCTGGGTGCCAGAGACACCATAGTGGCAGTAGACACCAAGAAGCTGACTGAGACACCACGCACG GTGGTTTGGGACGTACCGCAGGAGGGCAGGAACATATGTATGATGAAAGGAAAGACAGAG GAGGACTGCCGCAACTACATCCTCCTATTGGAGTTCCACTCAGACGGACAGCACATCTACGTGTGTGGCACTTATGCCTTTGACCCAAAGTGTGCCTTTCTG GAGATTTCCTCCTTCACTATAAAAAAAGATGTGGATGGGCAAGTGATCATGGAGATGGGGAGGAAGAAGGTGCCCTTTGACCCCAGGAAGCCCTTCACAGCTGTTATGACAG GTGGACTTCTGTACGCCGCCACCTCCATCAACTTCCGCAGCACAGAATTCGACATCACCCGGGCAACGGGGCCCGAGCAAAAGCAGATCCGAAGCGAACAAAAAGTGTACTGGCTTGACG AACCCGATTTCGTGAGCTCAGCTGTTGTGGAGCTGTCGGCCGACAACAACGTGACGGGAGAGGACGACAGGATCTACTTCTTCTTCAATGAGGCAGCCATGGAGTACACATTCTATTCCAAAGTGAGAGTGCCCAGAGTGGCACGGGTGTGCAGG TCTGACGTGGGAGGGCTGAGGACGCTGCAGCAACACTGGACCACCTTCCTCAAAGCAGAGCTGGTGTGCGAGGACAAACTCAGACATCAACGCTACGACATCCTGCAGGACGTTTTCACCGTGCGACACTCGGCCCAAGAAGCCGGCAGCACACACTTTTATGGCCTTTTCACCACACAGTG GGAGCCTGAGCAGTCAGCAGTGTGTGTTTTCAGTGTGGCCGACATCATCAGAGTAATGAACGGGCCATTTAAAAAGCGCATTGACAAAACAGACACACCCACACCTGTGGGCTCGCCGAGGCCTGGCCAG TGCCTGAACAGCGCTCTTAAGGCCGAGGGCTTTGACTCATCCCTGAAAATCCCAGACAACCTGTTGGCATATGTGAGGAATCACCCCCTCATGCAGCAAAGTGTCAACGCGGCGCCCCTGCTGGTCAGGAAGGGAGTCAAGTACACCAAACTGGCTGTCACACTCATGGGCCACAGCGAGGGCCAAAGAGGAGCAATTATGCACCTTGGAACAG ACTATGGTGAGCTCcaccaggtggcagtaatgGGCGAGAATGCCACCTTACTGCGGGAAATTCCTTTATTTGACGCAACAGAGCCTGTCAACAATATTTTCCTGCACCAA GGTTGGGCTCTGGTGGGCAGCCCCCGGTCTCTTGCTCGCATACAATCTGAAGAGTGCACAGTCTATTTTAGCTGCAAATTGTGTGCCAGAGTCCGAGAACTGGGCTGTGAATGGGACCCAAGCAAGGGAACCTGCATGTCCTCGATGGTGCC GCCTGGTAGTGGCGATTTCATAGAAGACGCCTTGAGGAGATGTGATGCCCAGGAGG GACGTTGTTCCCCAGTCATCAAGGAACTACGCGTTTCCCTGGGTCTGCATCTCCTGTTGCCGTGCGCCCAGTTGTCCCCCAGGCCATGTAGCTGGGAGTACCCCCCCCACAGTCTCACCAAGCAGCGTTACCCAGACCTAGAGGTGACTGTCACCAAGGACGGTCTGGGAAGTTATGTTTGCACATGTCAG gaagGACAAATCCATGACCCCGCCCCCTGCCGTAGAGCAGCCTATCAGTTGACGTTAGAGGACCCAAGCACTGCAGGAGCCATAGGGGGATGCACACGCCACGTGGTTGCCTTCTACATCCTCTTCTTTTTCGGGGGTTTGGTATTTGGGGTGCTGCTCTTCCACTTTGCAAAACGTCGCCACTCGAGTAGCACATGCGACCACCTCCCTCCGGGGAAGGGGCGGGACATGCTTGGCTCTTCTGCCACACCACAGTCGCCATGCAGTACTAGCCTGCTCCATGAGGGATTCCGGCTGACTGAAAAACGTAACGGGATAGCGTCTACAACCACGGGCAATGGCAGTCACCATGGAAACAATATTAGCGGCACACCGACATGCAACAAAGCCATAAACGGGAGCGGAAACACCTCATATAccaattacaatattttatcaGTAGACGTTCTAGACGGACGGACTGCGAGAAGGGAGGGAGGAGAGAGGGATGCTCAAATGGACGAGGACCTGGGGGATGGGATAGCAGGATTAGAGGAAGAGCTTGCCAGCTTTCCCATGTTTAAATCTTCAGCACCCCTCGCTCCATGTGAAGAAAGCTCCATTTGA